One region of Gilliamella sp. ESL0405 genomic DNA includes:
- the corA gene encoding magnesium/cobalt transporter CorA encodes MINAFGLKNKQLVKINEGDIQNATWIDLIEPEEADRDFVLTHLGQNLATSIELDDIEASARFFEDNEGLHVHSFFFYEDAEDRAGNSTVAFTVHNGRLFTLRERDLPAFRLYRMRSRYQNLNDGNPYEVLLDLFEVKVEQLADQIENIYSELEELSLIIMDRSAQEHYDEAITSLAELEDTAWKVRLCLMDSQRAVNYLVRRAKMPVDQLEQAREVIRDIESLVPHNESLFQKVNFLMQAATSFINIEQSRIIKIFSVVSVVFLPPTVVASAYGMNFEFMPELKWEYGYPFSLLLMLLAGVAPYIYFKLKKWL; translated from the coding sequence ATGATTAATGCGTTTGGATTAAAAAACAAACAATTAGTAAAAATTAATGAAGGCGATATACAAAATGCAACTTGGATAGATTTAATTGAGCCCGAGGAAGCGGATCGTGATTTTGTTTTGACACATTTAGGTCAAAACTTAGCGACCAGTATTGAACTGGATGATATTGAAGCCTCGGCTCGTTTTTTTGAAGATAATGAAGGATTGCATGTCCACTCTTTCTTTTTTTATGAAGATGCCGAAGATCGTGCCGGTAACTCAACGGTAGCTTTTACTGTACATAATGGCCGTTTATTTACATTACGTGAACGAGATTTACCGGCTTTTCGCTTGTATCGTATGCGCTCACGTTATCAAAATTTAAACGACGGTAATCCTTATGAAGTATTACTCGATCTGTTTGAAGTTAAAGTAGAGCAGTTAGCCGACCAAATCGAAAATATCTACAGTGAACTTGAAGAGTTAAGTTTGATTATCATGGATCGTTCCGCTCAAGAGCATTATGATGAAGCGATCACCTCACTGGCTGAGCTGGAAGATACGGCTTGGAAAGTCCGCCTCTGTTTAATGGATAGCCAGCGAGCGGTTAACTATTTAGTGCGTCGAGCCAAAATGCCGGTTGACCAGTTAGAGCAAGCACGTGAAGTAATCCGGGATATTGAATCACTCGTCCCACATAATGAGTCATTGTTTCAAAAAGTAAACTTTTTAATGCAAGCTGCAACGAGTTTTATCAATATTGAGCAAAGCCGAATTATCAAGATCTTCTCAGTGGTTTCGGTGGTATTTTTACCGCCTACCGTGGTCGCTTCTGCTTATGGTATGAACTTTGAATTTATGCCTGAATTAAAATGGGAGTATGGTTACCCGTTTTCACTATTATTAATGCTATTAGCAGGTGTGGCGCCGTATATCTACTTTAAACTGAAAAAGTGGTTATAA
- a CDS encoding YcgN family cysteine cluster protein: MIEPFWQHKTLEQMTDDEWEQLCDGCGQCCLNKLMDEDTDEILYTNVACNLLDSKTCQCKHYHNRFDYEPDCVKLTRENLLTIEWLPLTCTYRYFSQTGELPEWHPLITGSKKMMHKLKISVRNRIVYEKDVIFWEDHIL, encoded by the coding sequence ATGATTGAACCATTTTGGCAACACAAAACACTTGAGCAAATGACAGATGATGAATGGGAACAACTGTGTGACGGTTGTGGTCAGTGCTGCTTGAATAAATTAATGGATGAAGATACTGACGAAATCCTATACACCAACGTAGCGTGTAATTTACTTGATTCAAAAACTTGCCAATGTAAACATTATCACAATCGTTTTGACTATGAGCCTGATTGCGTCAAGTTAACCCGTGAAAATCTGCTGACTATTGAGTGGTTGCCTTTAACATGTACCTACCGTTATTTTTCTCAAACAGGCGAACTGCCAGAGTGGCACCCGCTGATAACGGGAAGTAAAAAAATGATGCATAAACTTAAAATATCGGTCAGAAATAGGATTGTTTACGAAAAAGATGTGATTTTTTGGGAAGATCACATTCTATAA
- a CDS encoding YggS family pyridoxal phosphate-dependent enzyme, with product MNTVTDNLKTIKNEIIQIAQQCDRDPNSIELIAVSKTKPVELITQAIEAGQFSFGENYVQEGVEKIQYFKQHQPATALIWHFIGPLQSNKTKLVAENFDWMHTLDRFKIAQRLNDQRPDNMAKLNVLIQVNISQEASKSGILPQQVEDLVEQVITLPKLNLKGLMAIPEIENDVEKQLAVFQQMQQLLQSLQVKYPFMDQLSMGMSGDMKAAIMAGSTMVRIGTAIFGARQYL from the coding sequence ATGAATACTGTAACTGACAATTTAAAGACAATTAAAAATGAAATAATCCAAATCGCTCAACAATGCGATCGTGATCCCAATTCCATTGAGCTTATTGCTGTCAGTAAAACAAAACCTGTCGAATTAATCACACAAGCGATTGAAGCAGGACAATTCTCTTTTGGTGAAAATTATGTGCAAGAAGGTGTTGAAAAGATCCAATATTTCAAACAACATCAGCCAGCTACTGCATTGATTTGGCATTTTATTGGTCCGTTGCAATCGAATAAAACCAAATTAGTTGCGGAAAACTTTGATTGGATGCACACGTTAGATCGTTTCAAAATCGCACAGCGTTTAAATGATCAACGCCCCGATAACATGGCAAAACTTAATGTTCTTATCCAAGTCAATATTAGCCAAGAAGCCAGTAAATCCGGAATATTACCGCAGCAAGTTGAGGATTTAGTTGAGCAGGTTATCACTTTGCCTAAGCTAAATTTAAAAGGGTTAATGGCGATACCGGAAATAGAAAATGATGTTGAAAAGCAATTGGCTGTTTTTCAACAAATGCAACAGCTTTTACAATCATTACAGGTAAAATACCCATTTATGGATCAGTTATCCATGGGCATGAGTGGCGATATGAAAGCAGCCATTATGGCAGGCAGTACCATGGTACGCATTGGCACTGCGATCTTTGGAGCAAGACAATATTTATGA
- a CDS encoding YcgL domain-containing protein, whose product MMWCYIYRSDKKENCYLYMENENDFSAIPENVMSIFGKPVFVMKVLLDGKRRFVVGTSDEIEEKIKVDGFFLQMLHEDDFKV is encoded by the coding sequence ATGATGTGGTGTTATATTTATCGTAGTGATAAAAAAGAGAACTGTTATTTATATATGGAAAATGAAAATGATTTTTCCGCAATTCCTGAAAATGTAATGTCAATTTTTGGCAAGCCTGTATTTGTTATGAAAGTATTATTGGACGGAAAACGACGGTTTGTTGTTGGCACTTCTGATGAGATAGAGGAAAAGATCAAGGTCGATGGATTTTTCTTACAAATGTTACATGAAGATGACTTTAAAGTATGA
- a CDS encoding YggT family protein, whose product MISLIFLGNTVLTVCLYVIILRLWMQRVRVNFDFPFTQFIVRITQPVIAPLRRLIPSIGRIDTATWVIFYIVAIIKVIFLFRFKVINAPLWNSAYLWYAVAVMAHAIGHLLFWLLFFRALLSWISRGQSSADQLLAQLTEPLVAPIRRVVPPIGMIDISFMIVMFILIFLNLFAIDIFGNFWLML is encoded by the coding sequence ATGATATCACTTATCTTCCTGGGAAATACTGTTTTAACCGTTTGCTTATATGTCATCATTTTACGCTTGTGGATGCAACGAGTGCGGGTTAATTTCGATTTTCCATTCACACAATTTATTGTTCGCATTACCCAACCGGTAATTGCCCCGCTACGAAGATTGATTCCGTCAATTGGGCGGATAGATACCGCCACATGGGTTATCTTTTATATCGTTGCAATAATTAAAGTTATTTTCTTATTTCGCTTTAAAGTGATAAATGCACCACTGTGGAATTCTGCCTATTTATGGTATGCCGTTGCGGTTATGGCACATGCAATTGGACACTTACTATTTTGGTTACTATTTTTTAGAGCGCTTTTAAGTTGGATAAGTCGTGGTCAATCTTCTGCCGACCAGTTACTTGCTCAATTAACCGAGCCATTGGTTGCACCAATCCGTCGTGTCGTTCCACCGATTGGCATGATCGATATCTCATTTATGATAGTGATGTTTATCTTAATCTTTTTGAATTTATTCGCTATTGATATTTTTGGTAATTTTTGGTTAATGCTATAA
- the glk gene encoding glucokinase: MSQYALVTDIGGTNARFALYNLATNELSAITKILISKNDDLLKLIKDYLASQSTTIDKACIAIACPIGEDDVINMTNNNLSFSRSALIKELNLSKLEVINDFMAVSSSIPQLPKSDLVKIGGEEPDLDYPIAIYGAGTGLGVSHLIKVNGNWISLPGEGGHTELPMTNDAEDRILAQLRKKFGRVSSERFLSGNGIVNIYQALLQIHNQPVEDVTPDIIVKKALANSCPICLETLTYFCTFMGRFGGNLALTLNTLGGVYIAGGIVPRFIEFFKTSPFREAFEHKGRMSYLVKKVPVYVITHEDPGLFGAGVYLQNSLK; encoded by the coding sequence ATGAGTCAATACGCACTAGTCACTGATATTGGTGGAACCAATGCCCGCTTCGCATTATACAATTTAGCAACTAACGAGCTTTCCGCTATCACCAAAATTCTGATTTCAAAAAACGATGATTTACTTAAACTGATTAAAGATTATTTAGCGTCTCAATCAACGACAATCGATAAGGCTTGTATTGCTATCGCTTGCCCGATTGGTGAAGATGATGTCATTAATATGACCAATAATAATTTATCCTTTTCACGTTCAGCGCTGATTAAAGAATTAAATCTAAGCAAACTTGAAGTGATTAACGATTTTATGGCGGTCTCGAGTTCGATTCCCCAACTACCGAAATCAGATTTGGTAAAAATAGGGGGCGAAGAGCCTGACCTTGATTATCCGATAGCTATTTATGGCGCAGGTACCGGATTGGGCGTTTCTCACTTAATTAAAGTCAATGGCAACTGGATTAGCTTGCCCGGTGAAGGTGGACATACTGAACTGCCGATGACCAATGACGCAGAAGACCGTATTTTAGCTCAGTTGCGCAAAAAATTTGGGCGTGTTTCAAGTGAGCGTTTTTTATCGGGCAATGGTATTGTTAATATTTATCAAGCGTTATTACAGATCCACAATCAACCTGTTGAAGATGTGACACCTGATATTATCGTCAAAAAAGCGCTTGCTAATAGTTGTCCGATTTGTTTAGAAACATTAACCTATTTTTGTACGTTTATGGGGCGATTTGGTGGCAACTTAGCGCTAACCCTCAATACACTTGGTGGGGTTTATATTGCCGGTGGTATTGTGCCACGCTTTATTGAATTTTTTAAAACATCGCCATTTAGAGAAGCATTTGAACACAAAGGACGAATGTCTTATCTGGTTAAAAAAGTACCGGTTTATGTGATAACGCATGAAGACCCGGGGCTATTTGGCGCAGGTGTTTATTTACAAAATAGTCTTAAGTAG